In Rhizobium sp. N324, a single genomic region encodes these proteins:
- a CDS encoding EVE domain-containing protein, which translates to MAHWLYKSEPASWSWEQQKAAGEKGTEWTGVRNYLARNNMRAMQIGDKGFFYHSNDGLEIVGIVEVSALSQPDSTAKGDPKWDCVHIRAVMDMPKPVTLKDVKASEKLAKMSLVTSMRLSVQPVTDDEWAEVCRMGGLDNPPR; encoded by the coding sequence ATGGCGCACTGGCTCTACAAATCCGAACCCGCCTCCTGGTCCTGGGAGCAGCAGAAGGCTGCCGGCGAAAAGGGCACGGAATGGACCGGCGTGCGTAACTATCTGGCGCGCAACAACATGCGGGCGATGCAGATCGGCGACAAAGGCTTCTTCTACCACTCCAATGACGGGCTGGAGATCGTCGGTATTGTCGAAGTCTCCGCCCTGTCGCAGCCCGATTCCACCGCCAAGGGCGACCCGAAGTGGGATTGCGTCCATATTCGCGCCGTCATGGACATGCCGAAGCCAGTGACGCTGAAGGATGTCAAGGCGAGCGAAAAGCTCGCCAAGATGTCGCTCGTCACCTCCATGCGCCTTTCGGTGCAGCCGGTGACGGATGACGAATGGGCCGAAGTCTGCCGCATGGGCGGGCTGGACAATCCGCCGCGTTGA
- a CDS encoding amino acid ABC transporter permease, with protein MIEFTFWDILRNLVFATRWTLLLSLAAFAGGAIIGLAILSARISKTRWSRSFASGYIALFQGTPLLMQLFLMFFGLPMLGFRIESWTAAVCGLTFYASAYLAEIWRSGVEAVPRGQWDAAASLGLHRLLELRLVILPQAFRITRAPTVGFLVQLIKSTALASILGFEELLKTANAINNATFEPFKVYGLVAVIFFALCYPLTQYARILEKKAAFG; from the coding sequence ATGATTGAGTTCACCTTCTGGGACATTCTGCGCAATCTTGTCTTCGCGACACGCTGGACCCTGCTGCTTTCGCTCGCAGCCTTTGCCGGCGGCGCCATCATTGGCTTGGCGATCCTGTCGGCACGGATATCGAAAACGCGCTGGTCGCGCAGCTTCGCGTCCGGCTATATTGCCCTGTTTCAGGGAACGCCGCTCCTCATGCAGCTCTTTTTGATGTTCTTCGGCCTGCCGATGCTCGGCTTCCGGATCGAGTCATGGACCGCCGCCGTCTGCGGCCTGACGTTCTATGCTAGCGCTTATCTTGCGGAAATCTGGCGGAGCGGCGTCGAAGCGGTGCCACGCGGGCAATGGGACGCCGCAGCCAGCCTGGGCTTGCATCGTCTCCTCGAACTTCGCCTTGTCATCCTGCCGCAGGCTTTCCGGATCACGCGCGCGCCGACTGTCGGGTTCTTGGTCCAGTTGATCAAGAGCACCGCACTGGCTTCGATCCTCGGCTTCGAAGAACTGCTGAAAACCGCGAACGCCATCAACAACGCGACCTTCGAACCTTTTAAGGTCTACGGCCTCGTCGCGGTGATCTTCTTCGCCCTGTGCTATCCGCTTACGCAATACGCCAGAATTCTGGAGAAGAAAGCTGCGTTTGGCTGA
- a CDS encoding ornithine cyclodeaminase family protein produces MTDTKIRILDAQTTGEFLPFSALVATLRQAFVEGCVVPVRHHHTLANSGEPDATLLLMPAWHETHRSERYLGIKIVTVFPGNTVYGIPGLTSTYILYDGRTGTQLALLDGNTITTRRTVAASALAADYLARQDARRLLVIGAGRVASLIPDAYRAVRPIAHVDVWDIDPANAERLAQNLRQKGLQATAVTNLEIAARQADIVSAATLATAPLIRGEWLRPGTHIDLIGGFTPAMREADDEALRRSSVYIDTHEALHEAGDLVQPIRAGVISTDAVLATLDELCRRDIPARASNDEITLYKAVGTALADLAAATMVYEAALIAG; encoded by the coding sequence ATGACCGACACAAAAATCCGTATTCTCGATGCCCAGACAACGGGCGAGTTCCTGCCATTCAGCGCGCTGGTCGCGACCCTGCGGCAAGCATTTGTCGAAGGCTGTGTTGTGCCGGTGCGGCATCACCACACGCTAGCCAATAGCGGCGAGCCGGATGCGACGCTGCTTCTGATGCCGGCCTGGCATGAAACGCACCGGTCGGAACGCTACCTTGGCATCAAGATCGTTACCGTCTTTCCCGGCAACACGGTATACGGCATTCCCGGTTTGACCTCGACTTACATACTCTATGACGGCCGGACCGGGACGCAGCTTGCGCTACTTGACGGCAACACGATCACCACGCGCCGCACGGTAGCGGCATCGGCCCTTGCTGCGGACTATCTTGCCCGGCAGGACGCACGCCGTCTGCTGGTGATCGGAGCAGGCCGCGTCGCGAGCCTCATACCCGATGCCTACCGCGCCGTCCGGCCGATCGCGCATGTCGATGTTTGGGATATCGATCCCGCCAATGCGGAACGGCTGGCGCAGAACCTGCGGCAAAAGGGGCTCCAGGCCACTGCCGTCACGAATCTGGAAATCGCGGCGCGGCAAGCCGATATCGTCAGCGCAGCGACGCTGGCGACGGCACCGCTTATCCGGGGCGAATGGCTGCGGCCGGGCACCCATATCGATCTCATCGGCGGCTTCACCCCGGCGATGCGCGAGGCCGATGACGAGGCTCTTCGACGCTCATCGGTCTACATCGACACTCACGAAGCCCTTCACGAAGCAGGCGATCTGGTTCAGCCGATCAGGGCCGGCGTCATTTCTACGGATGCGGTGCTTGCGACACTTGACGAGCTGTGTCGTCGGGATATTCCAGCACGGGCGTCCAACGATGAAATCACTCTCTACAAGGCAGTCGGAACGGCGTTGGCTGATCTTGCCGCCGCGACGATGGTGTATGAAGCCGCTTTGATCGCCGGCTGA
- a CDS encoding uroporphyrinogen-III synthase has product MRVLVTRPAHSAEKTAQHLRDMGHEPLLLPLRQPLHDSAAAATALAGTSGAIAVTSAEAVRVLSALGERLRPHLARPLFAVGETTADAARRLGFRSVASSRGNGGDLAGLVAAQAADGLLYLAGTPRAETFEAGLREHGIRFSVAECYRMQPVAPNPAEIEAIFAATPPQAVLFYSRQTAEDFFSVAELRSALSVGSGIRLLCLSEAVAQAIPAALKKNAAIAPMPDEKSLLSLL; this is encoded by the coding sequence ATGCGCGTGCTCGTCACCCGCCCCGCGCATTCGGCTGAGAAAACCGCACAACATTTGCGCGATATGGGCCACGAGCCCTTGCTGCTGCCACTGCGCCAGCCGCTGCACGACAGCGCCGCAGCCGCAACAGCACTTGCGGGAACCAGCGGCGCAATCGCGGTGACCAGCGCCGAAGCCGTCCGGGTCCTTTCCGCGCTCGGCGAGCGCCTTCGTCCGCATCTTGCCCGCCCGCTTTTCGCCGTCGGCGAGACGACGGCGGATGCTGCGCGCCGCCTCGGCTTCCGATCGGTCGCTTCATCCCGGGGCAACGGGGGCGATCTCGCCGGGCTCGTCGCCGCGCAGGCAGCGGACGGCTTGCTCTACCTTGCCGGCACGCCGCGTGCGGAAACATTCGAGGCAGGATTGCGTGAACATGGCATCCGCTTTTCGGTCGCCGAATGTTATCGCATGCAGCCTGTCGCCCCCAACCCGGCCGAGATCGAGGCGATCTTCGCAGCCACGCCGCCGCAGGCCGTTCTCTTCTATTCCCGGCAGACGGCCGAGGATTTTTTCAGCGTGGCGGAACTTCGCTCGGCCCTGTCGGTAGGAAGCGGAATCCGCCTTCTCTGCCTCAGCGAGGCGGTGGCGCAGGCCATCCCGGCGGCGCTGAAAAAAAATGCGGCGATTGCGCCGATGCCGGATGAGAAAAGTCTTTTGTCGCTGCTTTGA
- a CDS encoding NAD(P)H-dependent glycerol-3-phosphate dehydrogenase produces MSEKIAVVGSGAFGTALAAVIALAGRSAVTLVGRNPSLISDLKAERLHDAALPGIYLPDTLEFAAEAEAIAGASIVLFAMPSQAQADAARQYGPYLSKDAVVVTCAKGIERATGNLLTDMLERELPDHPIAVLSGPGFAADIAKGLPTAMAIAAEDIEVAERLAQAISGRTFRLYASSDRIGVQLGGALKNVLAIACGIVEGGGIGDSARAALIARGLAEMSRFVVAKGGQADTVRGLSGLGDLVLTATSHQSRNLRFGIALGRGEKVDPLQGALVEGALAASVASRLAAELSIIMPITDAVSAIIDGRLDIAEAIEQLMTRPITTE; encoded by the coding sequence ATGAGCGAAAAGATCGCCGTGGTCGGATCCGGGGCTTTCGGAACGGCGCTCGCCGCCGTCATCGCCCTTGCCGGCCGCAGCGCGGTGACGCTTGTCGGGCGCAATCCGTCGCTGATTTCAGATCTGAAGGCCGAACGGCTGCATGATGCGGCGCTGCCCGGCATCTACCTGCCCGATACGCTGGAATTTGCCGCCGAGGCGGAGGCGATCGCCGGCGCCTCGATCGTGCTATTTGCGATGCCGTCGCAGGCGCAGGCCGATGCGGCCCGGCAATACGGCCCCTATCTCTCCAAGGATGCCGTAGTCGTCACCTGCGCCAAGGGCATCGAGCGGGCGACCGGCAACCTTCTGACCGACATGCTGGAACGGGAACTGCCCGACCATCCCATCGCCGTGCTCTCCGGCCCGGGTTTTGCCGCCGATATCGCCAAGGGTCTGCCGACGGCGATGGCGATTGCGGCTGAGGATATCGAGGTCGCCGAGCGGCTCGCCCAGGCGATATCCGGCCGCACCTTCCGGCTCTATGCGTCCAGCGACCGCATCGGCGTGCAGCTCGGCGGCGCGCTGAAGAATGTGCTGGCGATCGCCTGCGGCATCGTCGAGGGTGGCGGCATCGGCGATTCCGCCCGTGCGGCGCTGATTGCGCGCGGGCTGGCGGAAATGTCGCGCTTCGTCGTCGCCAAGGGCGGGCAGGCCGATACGGTGCGCGGGCTTTCCGGTCTCGGCGATCTGGTGCTGACGGCGACCAGCCACCAATCGCGAAACCTGCGCTTCGGCATTGCGCTCGGGCGCGGCGAAAAGGTCGATCCGCTGCAGGGCGCGCTGGTGGAAGGCGCGCTTGCCGCCTCCGTCGCCTCGCGGCTTGCCGCCGAGCTTTCGATCATCATGCCGATCACCGACGCCGTTTCCGCCATCATCGACGGCAGGCTCGATATAGCCGAAGCGATCGAGCAGCTGATGACGCGCCCAATCACCACCGAATAG
- the hemC gene encoding hydroxymethylbilane synthase, which yields MQTKPFRIGTRGSPLALAQAHEARDRLMAAHHLPEEMFEIVVLTTKGDRITDRSLSEIGGKGLFTEELEQQLVSGELDFAVHSAKDMPTHLPDGLHLSAYLPREDIRDAVIGRTAPKLIDLPHGATVGSSSLRRQALIRRMRPDINVVTFRGLVETRLRKLEEGQVDATLLALAGLKRLGKVEVITDILDPDTFPPAPAQGAICIESRIGDTRVDDLLAPVNDLATFDTVSCERAFLAALDGSCRTPIGGYAVCEGDLIRFSGLIITPDGRSQHAVTTDGHRRDAAALGTRAGQDVRARAGSAFFDDWH from the coding sequence ATGCAAACAAAACCTTTTCGGATCGGCACGCGGGGCAGCCCGCTGGCGCTTGCCCAGGCGCATGAGGCCCGCGACAGGCTGATGGCGGCGCATCATCTGCCTGAGGAGATGTTCGAGATCGTCGTGCTGACGACCAAGGGCGACCGCATCACCGACCGATCGCTTTCCGAGATCGGCGGCAAGGGCCTGTTCACCGAGGAGCTTGAACAGCAGCTTGTGTCAGGCGAGCTGGATTTTGCCGTGCACTCCGCCAAGGATATGCCGACCCACCTGCCGGACGGCCTTCATCTCTCCGCCTATCTGCCTCGCGAAGATATCCGCGATGCCGTCATCGGCCGCACCGCGCCCAAACTGATCGACCTGCCGCATGGCGCCACCGTCGGTTCCTCGTCGCTGCGCCGTCAGGCGCTGATCCGCCGCATGCGGCCCGATATCAATGTCGTGACCTTCCGCGGCCTGGTGGAAACGCGCCTGCGCAAGCTCGAAGAGGGCCAGGTCGACGCGACCTTGCTGGCCCTTGCCGGCCTGAAACGGCTCGGGAAGGTCGAGGTTATCACGGATATCCTCGACCCCGATACCTTCCCGCCGGCGCCGGCGCAGGGGGCGATCTGCATCGAAAGCCGCATCGGCGACACCCGGGTCGACGATCTGCTGGCGCCGGTCAACGATCTCGCGACCTTCGACACCGTCTCCTGCGAACGCGCCTTCCTCGCCGCGCTCGACGGCTCCTGCCGCACGCCGATTGGCGGTTATGCCGTCTGCGAAGGCGATCTGATCCGTTTCTCCGGCCTCATCATCACCCCCGACGGCCGCAGCCAGCATGCGGTGACGACCGACGGCCACCGCCGCGATGCGGCGGCACTCGGCACCCGCGCCGGCCAGGACGTGCGCGCCAGGGCCGGCAGCGCCTTTTTCGACGACTGGCACTGA
- the tsaD gene encoding tRNA (adenosine(37)-N6)-threonylcarbamoyltransferase complex transferase subunit TsaD — translation MVPFMRILGIETSCDETAAAVVERDAEGHSNVLSDVVLSQLDEHSAYGGVVPEIAARAHVEALDELIEEALKRANVSLDEVDAIAATSGPGLIGGLLVGLMTGKAIAKAAGKPLYAVNHLEGHALTARLTDGLAFPYLMLLVSGGHTQLILVRGVGEYERWGTTIDDALGEAFDKTAKLLGLPYPGGPAVERMARDGNPDRFAFPRPLVGEARLDFSFSGLKTAVRQAAQDIAPLSDQDVADICASFQKAISRTLKDRIGRGLQRFKAEFAATGEKPALVVAGGVAANLELRGTLQALCDKNGFRFIAPPLSLCTDNAVMIAWAGLERMAIGIAPDPLDVQPRSRWPLDSNAETLIGFGKRGAKA, via the coding sequence ATGGTTCCCTTTATGCGCATCCTTGGCATCGAAACGAGCTGCGACGAGACCGCCGCCGCCGTCGTCGAACGCGATGCTGAGGGGCATTCCAACGTGCTGTCCGACGTGGTGCTGTCCCAGCTCGACGAGCATAGCGCCTATGGCGGCGTGGTGCCTGAGATTGCCGCACGCGCCCATGTCGAGGCGCTGGATGAGCTGATCGAGGAGGCGCTGAAGCGCGCCAATGTGTCGCTTGATGAGGTCGACGCCATCGCCGCCACGTCGGGGCCGGGGCTGATCGGCGGGCTGCTGGTGGGCTTGATGACCGGCAAGGCGATCGCCAAGGCCGCCGGCAAGCCGCTCTATGCAGTCAACCATCTCGAAGGCCATGCGCTGACGGCGCGGCTGACCGACGGACTTGCCTTTCCCTATCTGATGCTGCTCGTCTCCGGCGGCCATACCCAGCTCATCCTGGTGCGCGGCGTCGGCGAATATGAACGCTGGGGCACGACGATCGACGATGCGCTCGGCGAGGCCTTCGACAAGACGGCAAAGCTGCTCGGTCTGCCCTATCCCGGCGGTCCGGCGGTGGAACGCATGGCGCGCGACGGCAATCCAGACCGCTTCGCCTTCCCGCGGCCGCTGGTCGGCGAGGCGCGGCTCGATTTCTCCTTCTCCGGCCTGAAGACGGCGGTGCGGCAGGCGGCACAGGATATCGCGCCGCTCAGCGATCAGGACGTGGCGGATATCTGCGCCTCGTTCCAGAAGGCGATCTCGCGGACGCTGAAGGACCGCATCGGCCGCGGCCTGCAGCGTTTCAAGGCGGAATTTGCAGCGACTGGTGAAAAGCCGGCGCTCGTCGTTGCCGGCGGTGTCGCCGCCAATCTCGAACTGCGCGGCACGCTGCAGGCGCTCTGCGACAAGAACGGCTTCCGCTTCATCGCGCCGCCGCTCAGCCTCTGCACCGACAATGCGGTGATGATCGCCTGGGCGGGACTGGAGCGGATGGCTATCGGTATTGCGCCTGATCCGCTCGACGTCCAGCCGCGCTCGCGCTGGCCGCTCGATTCCAATGCGGAAACGCTGATCGGTTTCGGAAAGAGGGGAGCCAAGGCATGA
- a CDS encoding YciI-like protein — MLFALLCKDKPGHLNVRMETRPTHLEYLNSLNAEGTLKIAGPFLDDEGKACGSLIIVEAETKEAARALADADPYAKAGLFESVEVKAYNWVFNKPEA; from the coding sequence ATGCTTTTCGCCCTTCTCTGCAAGGACAAGCCGGGCCATCTGAACGTGCGCATGGAGACGCGTCCGACGCATCTCGAATATTTAAACAGCCTGAATGCCGAGGGAACGCTGAAGATCGCCGGCCCGTTTCTCGATGACGAGGGCAAAGCCTGCGGCAGCCTGATCATTGTCGAAGCGGAGACGAAGGAGGCGGCGCGGGCGCTGGCCGATGCCGATCCTTATGCCAAGGCCGGGCTGTTCGAAAGCGTCGAGGTGAAGGCCTACAACTGGGTCTTCAATAAGCCGGAGGCGTGA
- a CDS encoding class I SAM-dependent methyltransferase, producing MKTDPEAFIRANTSVMAPPHVPEISLHLASEAHELWLKTEEELEAIGLPPPFWAFAWAGGQGLARYILDHREMVHGRRVLDFASGSGLVGIAAVMAGALEVTACDIDPWAEAAVRLNAQVNHVSLGFTGADLIGQAVDADIVLAGDVFYDSAFAAALVPWLATLAADCKLVLVGDPGRSYLPRDRLEFCAVYEVPVTRALEDSEIKKTTVWRFAP from the coding sequence TTGAAGACCGACCCGGAAGCCTTCATCCGCGCCAACACCAGCGTGATGGCGCCGCCGCACGTGCCGGAGATTTCACTCCATCTGGCCAGCGAAGCGCATGAACTCTGGCTGAAGACGGAGGAGGAGCTGGAGGCGATCGGCCTGCCGCCGCCCTTCTGGGCCTTCGCCTGGGCGGGCGGCCAGGGACTGGCGCGCTACATCCTCGATCACCGGGAGATGGTGCACGGCCGGCGCGTGCTGGATTTCGCCAGCGGCTCCGGCCTCGTCGGCATTGCGGCCGTCATGGCCGGCGCCCTTGAGGTCACGGCCTGTGATATTGATCCCTGGGCGGAGGCCGCAGTCCGGCTGAATGCGCAGGTCAATCACGTTTCGCTCGGGTTTACCGGCGCCGACCTGATCGGCCAGGCCGTCGATGCGGATATCGTGCTTGCCGGCGACGTCTTCTACGACAGCGCTTTCGCCGCTGCGCTCGTTCCCTGGCTCGCGACGCTGGCGGCCGACTGCAAATTGGTGCTGGTCGGCGATCCCGGCCGCAGTTATCTGCCGCGAGACCGGTTGGAATTCTGCGCGGTTTACGAGGTGCCGGTGACGCGTGCGCTTGAGGACAGCGAAATCAAGAAGACGACGGTGTGGCGGTTCGCTCCCTAA
- a CDS encoding COG4223 family protein gives MQDKEDLMVSGNPPRHSKSADEPVTIDLEAQDFASAADTEKPVENDVGDADNSPADAGVTPEADAAPQVEDERIEQEKAEDENQPGTDVHEKKPAPEPAFTPPPEQPRRAGTSGLIAAGIFGGLVALLGAGAIQYAGYLPGSSVQQTASPDIADLSGEIDGLKQTVANLAANPASADDSALEKRIAALETTAKAPTAAAPADSANVEALNQKIAELTGQVDQLRATLAQSSEQQTTSGADIAKRLDEAEKKLNEPREDVAVARAIAAAALKAAIDRGGPFLAELDTFAGVAPDDPAVADLRGFAETGIPSRAELTRQVPDVATAIVEAVNQPDPNESWSDRLMSSAKSLVSVRPVGNIEGDSVEAIAARMEDKVKSGDLPGASAEWNNLPAPGKQASAAFKQSLEARIRVEELVGGALSKAVSGTGKEG, from the coding sequence ATGCAGGATAAAGAGGACCTCATGGTATCCGGAAACCCGCCACGCCATTCGAAGAGCGCCGACGAGCCGGTCACGATCGACCTCGAAGCACAGGATTTCGCCTCTGCAGCCGATACCGAAAAGCCGGTCGAGAATGATGTCGGCGACGCCGACAACAGCCCCGCCGATGCCGGCGTGACACCTGAAGCCGACGCTGCGCCGCAGGTCGAAGATGAGCGGATCGAACAGGAAAAAGCCGAAGACGAGAACCAGCCCGGAACGGATGTGCACGAGAAGAAGCCCGCCCCCGAGCCTGCCTTCACGCCTCCTCCCGAACAGCCGCGGCGAGCTGGCACCTCCGGTCTCATCGCTGCCGGCATCTTCGGCGGCCTGGTGGCGCTGCTTGGCGCCGGCGCCATTCAATATGCCGGCTATCTCCCGGGCTCCTCCGTGCAGCAGACAGCCTCGCCTGACATCGCCGATCTTTCCGGCGAGATCGATGGCCTGAAACAGACCGTCGCCAACCTCGCCGCCAATCCGGCGAGCGCAGATGACAGCGCGCTTGAAAAGCGTATCGCCGCGCTGGAAACGACAGCCAAGGCGCCCACCGCCGCCGCACCGGCCGATTCGGCAAATGTCGAGGCACTCAACCAGAAAATTGCCGAGCTGACCGGTCAGGTCGACCAGCTGCGCGCCACGCTCGCCCAGTCTTCCGAGCAGCAGACGACGAGCGGCGCCGATATCGCCAAGCGTCTCGACGAGGCTGAGAAGAAACTGAACGAGCCACGCGAGGATGTCGCCGTCGCCCGGGCGATCGCGGCGGCCGCCCTCAAGGCCGCGATCGATCGCGGCGGGCCGTTCCTGGCCGAACTCGATACTTTCGCCGGCGTCGCCCCCGACGATCCCGCCGTTGCCGACCTCCGCGGCTTTGCCGAGACCGGCATTCCCTCGCGCGCCGAACTCACGCGCCAGGTTCCCGATGTCGCCACCGCGATCGTCGAAGCCGTCAATCAGCCGGATCCGAACGAGAGCTGGTCGGACCGGCTAATGTCGAGCGCCAAGTCGCTGGTGTCAGTCCGCCCCGTCGGCAATATCGAGGGCGACAGCGTCGAAGCCATCGCCGCCCGCATGGAGGACAAAGTGAAGAGCGGCGATCTGCCCGGTGCTTCCGCCGAATGGAACAATCTGCCGGCTCCCGGCAAGCAGGCGTCCGCCGCCTTCAAGCAATCGCTCGAGGCGCGTATCCGCGTCGAGGAACTGGTCGGCGGGGCGCTGTCGAAAGCCGTTTCCGGCACCGGCAAGGAGGGATGA
- a CDS encoding tellurite resistance TerB family protein, whose protein sequence is MFERFQAFFQNLTADRPKKGFAPDDPRIAVAALCMQVMEADGQIKASEKKRLRKLLKEQYALDGKQLDALMAAGLEAESTAVDYYRFTADLKRHLNTEQRLELIGILWDIVYADGERSEMEDHVIWRIADLLGVSSRERIQKRQEAAARVTDVRVAQDDSD, encoded by the coding sequence ATGTTCGAACGCTTTCAGGCATTCTTCCAGAATCTCACCGCCGACCGCCCAAAGAAAGGTTTCGCCCCGGATGATCCGCGCATCGCGGTGGCAGCGCTCTGCATGCAGGTCATGGAGGCCGACGGGCAGATCAAGGCCAGCGAGAAGAAGCGGCTGCGCAAGCTGTTGAAGGAGCAATATGCGCTCGACGGCAAGCAGCTCGATGCCCTGATGGCTGCCGGCCTGGAGGCCGAAAGCACTGCCGTCGATTATTACCGCTTCACCGCCGACCTGAAACGCCATCTCAATACCGAGCAGCGGCTGGAGCTGATCGGCATTCTCTGGGACATCGTCTATGCCGATGGCGAACGCAGCGAAATGGAGGACCATGTGATCTGGCGTATCGCCGATCTGCTCGGCGTCTCCTCGCGCGAACGCATCCAGAAGCGGCAGGAGGCCGCCGCCAGGGTGACGGATGTTCGGGTTGCGCAAGATGACAGCGACTGA
- a CDS encoding heme biosynthesis protein HemY: MLIRLVAFALFVLLLAYGFSWFADRPGDLSLIWEGQIYQTKLIVAVSAIIALIAAVMIVWWFIRLVWTSPHSVTRYFRARKRDRGYQALSTGLIAAGAGNALLARKMAARSRGLIRADQEPLINLLEAQAALIEGRHDEARAKFEAMANDPETRELGLRGLYLEARRLGANEAARQYAEKAADNAPYLPWAAQATLEYRSQAGRWDDAIRLLEQQKAARVVEKADANRLHAVLLTARAGEKLEGNPTGARDDAQQALKLAADFIPAALIAAKALFREGGVRKAASILEQAWRSAPHPEIGQAYVRARSGDSTLDRLKRAERLEALRPNNVESLLVVAQAALDAQEFAKARTKAEAAARMQPREAAFLLLADIEEAETGDQGRVRHWLAQALKAPRDPAWVADGFVSDTWLPVSPVTGRLDAFEWKAPFGQIEGPLEDGSVPPIETALKTLPPLRDVRPESPVNDHRIIELERAATIAEAVRPTPAPAPAKPKPAEPVSDKAPAPGEAKPFFGGLPDDPGVRDPRVEPEPKTRLRLF; encoded by the coding sequence ATGCTGATCCGCCTTGTCGCCTTCGCCCTCTTCGTGCTGCTTCTCGCCTATGGCTTCTCCTGGTTCGCCGATCGCCCAGGCGACCTCTCGCTGATCTGGGAGGGTCAGATCTACCAGACGAAGCTGATCGTGGCGGTCAGCGCGATCATCGCTCTGATCGCCGCCGTGATGATCGTCTGGTGGTTCATCCGCCTGGTCTGGACCTCGCCGCATTCGGTCACCCGCTATTTCCGCGCCCGCAAGCGCGACCGCGGTTATCAGGCGCTGTCGACCGGCCTGATCGCCGCCGGCGCCGGCAATGCGCTGCTCGCCCGCAAGATGGCCGCCCGCTCGCGCGGCCTCATCCGCGCCGATCAGGAGCCGCTGATCAACCTGCTCGAGGCCCAGGCCGCCCTGATCGAAGGCCGCCATGACGAGGCGCGCGCCAAATTCGAGGCGATGGCCAACGATCCCGAGACACGCGAGCTCGGCCTTCGCGGCCTTTATCTGGAGGCCCGCCGCCTCGGCGCCAACGAGGCCGCCCGCCAATATGCCGAAAAGGCTGCCGACAACGCCCCCTATCTGCCCTGGGCCGCGCAGGCGACGCTCGAATATCGCAGCCAGGCCGGCCGCTGGGACGATGCGATCCGCCTGCTCGAACAGCAGAAGGCCGCCCGTGTCGTCGAAAAGGCCGACGCCAACCGTCTGCACGCCGTCCTCCTGACGGCGCGCGCCGGCGAGAAGCTGGAAGGCAACCCGACGGGTGCCCGCGACGACGCGCAGCAGGCGCTGAAGCTTGCCGCCGATTTCATTCCGGCCGCCCTCATTGCCGCAAAGGCGCTGTTTCGCGAAGGCGGCGTGCGCAAGGCCGCCTCGATCCTCGAACAGGCATGGAGATCGGCACCGCATCCCGAGATCGGCCAGGCCTATGTCCGAGCCCGCAGCGGCGATTCCACCCTCGACCGGCTGAAACGCGCCGAGCGTCTGGAAGCGTTGCGCCCGAACAATGTCGAATCCCTTCTCGTCGTCGCCCAGGCCGCACTCGACGCGCAGGAATTCGCCAAGGCCCGCACCAAGGCGGAAGCCGCGGCGCGCATGCAGCCGCGCGAAGCCGCTTTCCTGCTTTTGGCCGACATCGAGGAGGCCGAGACCGGAGACCAGGGCCGCGTGCGCCACTGGCTGGCCCAGGCGCTGAAAGCCCCGCGTGATCCGGCCTGGGTGGCGGATGGTTTCGTGTCGGACACATGGCTGCCGGTATCGCCGGTGACCGGCCGCCTTGACGCCTTCGAATGGAAGGCGCCCTTCGGCCAGATCGAGGGGCCGCTCGAAGACGGCTCAGTGCCGCCCATCGAAACCGCTCTGAAGACCTTGCCGCCACTGCGCGACGTCAGGCCGGAAAGCCCGGTCAACGACCATCGCATCATCGAACTGGAACGCGCCGCAACGATTGCCGAGGCTGTGCGCCCGACGCCGGCACCAGCACCGGCAAAACCGAAGCCCGCCGAACCCGTCAGCGACAAGGCGCCGGCACCGGGCGAAGCGAAACCTTTCTTTGGCGGCCTGCCGGATGATCCCGGCGTTCGCGACCCCAGGGTGGAACCGGAACCCAAGACACGGCTCCGCCTTTTCTGA